The following is a genomic window from Bacillus sp. V2I10.
AGAAATGACCGAGCTGATGGTAGCTCAAAGGTCTTATCAATTAAACTCAAAATCAATCACCATGGGCGATCAAATGCTCGGGTTAATCAATAGCGTCAGATAAACAAAGGGGTTTTTACAATGAGTATAAGCGAACAGTCTCGTGAAGAAGTGAAAGAAACGAAAAAAACAGAAGAATCCAGCAGCCGCAAAATCAGAATCAGGCTATTTCCGATCTGGCTGCGCATTGTTTTATTGCTTTTTTTCATGTCCATTGCGGCAATCGGCGGTGCGATGATTGGCTA
Proteins encoded in this region:
- a CDS encoding DNA-directed RNA polymerase subunit beta; translated protein: MSISEQSREEVKETKKTEESSSRKIRIRLFPIWLRIVLLLFFMSIAAIGGAMIGYGVLGDGKPTGVFDKRTWQHVFDLVEKESEK